A single Arachidicoccus sp. BS20 DNA region contains:
- a CDS encoding glycoside hydrolase domain-containing protein, with the protein MKKFILFLLCFTEIHSFAQTNNKAVENPAALVNVFLGTSADHGQLSPAASAPLSMLSIVPQTYPHIHTGYEYYAKEFLGFAHTCLEGVGCQGSGGNILIKPFLGDDYTKCKLIKASQAGSPGYYSVSFTNRISASFVVTPKYGVHHYVFPKGKKGFYIDLSHTLSNGFVDEQHTISNDTLSGWVEAGTTCSVGKYKIYYRLVLDKNVQWDSVGKHQLIAHLPDEAATVDIRIALSSVNNEYARAAIGNDNFDVLKNKSEAAWNNMLAHVKVTGDRKREALFYSLLYRAIQSPYKISEPDGHYRAIDGSEQISSDTMYNGWSIWDNYKTQLPLLSVLYPQQYKGIIRSVANLYKYGKKDYATQHEPSNTVRTEHAMVALLDAYKKGYSIDFAPIKDSLKNEVDRLDFSHPDKALESSYDCWAFSQIAYILHDTTLSNRYGRKALEYKNYWNKDFKDLTRHDVDRMQARGMYQGTIWQYRWLVPFDVKGLMELAGGEKDFIKQLDTFFGNDYYSHANEPDIQMPVLYNATGEPWKSQYMMHKIAVDTMIQYYFNDNSRGIDSYIGPIYKNEPQAFLRTMDDDAGAMSSWFVFAACGFFPACVGEPVYYLNVPLFKTVTINLPEEKTFTIKVENFSDKNCYIKRAVLNGKVWNKNYITQQDIMNGGTLVIEASAEPAENNHMEKWISSFSLN; encoded by the coding sequence ATGAAAAAATTTATTCTTTTCCTTTTATGCTTCACGGAAATTCATTCATTCGCACAAACAAATAACAAGGCTGTCGAAAATCCGGCAGCCCTTGTTAATGTGTTTTTAGGCACATCTGCCGACCACGGACAGTTATCGCCGGCGGCATCTGCGCCGTTGAGTATGTTAAGCATTGTGCCGCAGACGTATCCGCATATACATACCGGATATGAATATTATGCAAAGGAGTTTTTGGGCTTTGCACATACTTGTTTGGAAGGTGTAGGTTGCCAGGGCAGCGGCGGAAATATTTTAATCAAACCATTTCTTGGAGATGATTACACGAAGTGTAAATTAATAAAAGCAAGCCAAGCCGGAAGCCCCGGATATTATAGTGTTTCGTTTACCAATAGAATCTCTGCATCTTTTGTTGTAACGCCGAAGTATGGGGTTCATCATTATGTTTTTCCGAAAGGAAAGAAGGGTTTTTATATCGATTTAAGCCATACGTTATCTAACGGTTTTGTTGATGAACAGCATACTATATCAAACGATACATTAAGCGGTTGGGTAGAAGCGGGAACCACTTGCAGCGTGGGTAAATACAAAATTTATTACCGGCTCGTTTTGGATAAAAATGTGCAATGGGACAGCGTTGGCAAACATCAATTGATTGCGCATTTGCCTGATGAGGCAGCAACAGTTGATATAAGAATTGCTTTATCGTCCGTTAATAATGAATATGCAAGAGCCGCTATCGGTAATGATAATTTTGATGTGCTGAAAAACAAGAGCGAAGCGGCTTGGAACAATATGCTTGCTCATGTGAAGGTTACGGGCGACAGAAAAAGAGAAGCATTGTTTTACTCGTTGTTGTATCGCGCTATTCAATCGCCATATAAAATTTCCGAGCCTGACGGGCATTACAGGGCTATCGACGGTTCGGAGCAAATTTCTTCCGATACCATGTACAACGGCTGGTCTATTTGGGACAATTATAAAACGCAATTGCCTTTACTTTCCGTGCTTTATCCGCAACAATACAAAGGCATTATCCGGTCTGTTGCGAATTTGTATAAATACGGCAAGAAAGACTATGCCACACAGCATGAACCGTCCAATACTGTTCGTACGGAACACGCGATGGTTGCATTGCTGGATGCATACAAAAAAGGTTATTCTATCGACTTTGCGCCGATAAAAGATTCTTTAAAGAATGAAGTTGACAGGCTTGATTTTTCGCATCCCGACAAAGCCTTAGAATCGAGCTACGATTGTTGGGCATTTTCGCAAATAGCATACATCCTGCACGACACAACGTTGAGCAATCGGTACGGACGAAAAGCGTTGGAGTATAAAAATTATTGGAACAAAGATTTTAAAGATTTAACCAGGCACGATGTGGACAGAATGCAGGCACGCGGAATGTATCAGGGAACAATTTGGCAATATCGCTGGCTTGTGCCTTTTGATGTGAAAGGATTGATGGAGTTGGCAGGCGGAGAAAAAGATTTTATTAAACAATTGGATACTTTCTTCGGCAACGATTATTACAGCCATGCCAACGAGCCTGATATTCAAATGCCGGTTTTATACAACGCCACAGGCGAACCTTGGAAGTCGCAGTACATGATGCATAAGATTGCCGTTGATACCATGATTCAGTATTATTTCAACGACAACAGCAGAGGCATTGATTCTTACATCGGACCGATTTATAAAAATGAACCGCAGGCATTCTTGCGTACGATGGACGATGATGCGGGAGCAATGTCGTCATGGTTTGTATTTGCTGCATGCGGGTTTTTTCCTGCATGCGTGGGCGAACCGGTATATTACCTGAATGTTCCGTTGTTTAAAACCGTTACAATTAATTTACCTGAAGAAAAAACTTTTACGATTAAAGTTGAAAATTTTTCTGACAAGAATTGTTATATCAAACGTGCTGTTTTGAATGGTAAAGTGTGGAACAAAAATTATATCACGCAACAAGATATTATGAACGGCGGAACGCTTGTGATTGAAGCATCTGCCGAGCCTGCGGAAAATAATCACATGGAAAAATGGATAAGTTCATTTTCTTTGAATTAA